From one Culex quinquefasciatus strain JHB chromosome 3, VPISU_Cqui_1.0_pri_paternal, whole genome shotgun sequence genomic stretch:
- the LOC6052046 gene encoding uncharacterized protein LOC6052046: protein MAASCKKVFLLRSAVLILIVCSNLVHTIQVMYESFEQINNTDTAEFLGRVKKVNRTTAALNGELIIKKALNNDYKIKLDFWHSPLGNQQFNYYPMKIPPTGMCDFSKGLWQTYEQFYRDYVTNNLRVGECPMEPRTIQITNHLLDS from the exons ATGGCTGCTAGTTGTAAAAAGGTTTTCCTTTTGCGCTCAGCTGTGCTCATCCTTATCGTTTGTTCAAATTTGGTGCATACTATTCAGGTTATGTACGAATCGTTTGAACAAATCAACAATACCGACACTGCCGAGTTTTTGGGCCGCGTCAAAAAGGTGAATCGAACAACTGCGGCGCTCAACGGAGAGTTGATTATTAAGAAGGCCTTGAACAATGATTATAAG ataaagttGGATTTTTGGCACAGTCCGTTGGGAAACCAGCAGTTCAATTACTATCCAATGAAGATTCCGCCAACGGGAATGTGTGACTTTTCCAAAGGTTTATGGCAAACTTATGAACAGTTCTACAGGGACTACGTCACCAATAATCTCCGCGTTGGGGAGTGTCCGATGGAACCGAGAACCATTCAAATTACCAACCACCTGTTGGATTCTTAA